The following coding sequences are from one Geodermatophilus normandii window:
- a CDS encoding pentapeptide repeat-containing protein encodes MPPTPREPGSGPSTGSRPHLRPPGPGEEVEDVDLARVDWWGAELDGVTFTRCRFDDADLTEVVTRRCVFDSCVLTGVRMGGSRHSGSAFLSCRFDRARLIDVVWDGCKLTGSQFPGAVLRPLTSTDTDWSWTSLRGVDLSGSDLSGQRFREADLTDADLRECDLTGADLDRVRMQGTKLRGSDLRGAATEAVPWRALELTGVRLDLVQAVQVAMAHGALVEG; translated from the coding sequence GTGCCCCCCACCCCTCGCGAGCCCGGCTCGGGCCCCTCCACGGGGTCCCGTCCGCACCTCCGCCCACCCGGGCCGGGGGAGGAGGTCGAGGACGTCGACCTCGCCCGCGTCGACTGGTGGGGCGCCGAGCTCGACGGCGTCACCTTCACCCGCTGCCGCTTCGACGACGCCGACCTCACCGAGGTGGTCACCCGGCGCTGCGTGTTCGACTCCTGCGTCCTCACCGGCGTGCGGATGGGCGGCTCACGGCACTCCGGCAGCGCGTTCCTGTCCTGCCGGTTCGACCGGGCGCGGCTGATCGACGTCGTCTGGGACGGCTGCAAGCTGACCGGCTCGCAGTTCCCCGGCGCCGTGCTGCGGCCGCTGACCAGCACCGACACCGACTGGAGCTGGACGTCGCTGCGCGGCGTGGACCTCTCGGGCAGCGACCTGTCCGGTCAGCGGTTCCGGGAGGCCGACCTGACCGACGCCGACCTGCGGGAGTGCGACCTCACCGGCGCCGACCTCGACCGGGTCCGCATGCAGGGCACGAAGCTGCGCGGCAGCGACCTGCGGGGCGCGGCCACCGAGGCGGTGCCGTGGCGGGCGCTCGAGCTCACCGGCGTCCGGCTCGACCTGGTCCAGGCCGTCCAGGTCGCCATGGCCCACGGCGCCCTCGTCGAGGGCTGA
- a CDS encoding bifunctional methylenetetrahydrofolate dehydrogenase/methenyltetrahydrofolate cyclohydrolase produces MPATILDGKATAATIRRELTARVAALTAAGHRPGLGTLLVGDDPGSRWYVNAKHSDCAQVGIASIQRELPATATLADVLAVVEELNADPACTGYIVQLPLPRQVDEYAVLEAMDPAKDADGLHPVNLGRLVLGVDGPLPCTPVGIVELLRRYDVPVAGAEVVVVGRGITVGRPLGLLLTRRTENATVTLCHTGTRDLAAHVRAADVVVAAAGVPGLISADVVKPGAAVLDVGVSRVDGKIAGDVAKDVVDVAGHVAPNPGGVGPMTRAMLLQNVVLAAERAAADEVLSA; encoded by the coding sequence GTGCCCGCGACGATCCTGGACGGCAAGGCGACCGCAGCGACCATCCGCCGGGAGCTCACCGCCCGCGTCGCGGCGCTGACCGCCGCGGGGCACCGGCCGGGCCTGGGCACGCTGCTGGTCGGCGACGACCCCGGCAGCCGCTGGTACGTCAACGCCAAGCACTCCGACTGCGCCCAGGTCGGCATCGCCAGCATCCAGCGCGAGCTCCCGGCCACCGCCACGCTGGCCGACGTGCTCGCCGTCGTCGAGGAGCTCAACGCCGACCCCGCGTGCACCGGCTACATCGTCCAGCTGCCGCTGCCGCGCCAGGTCGACGAGTACGCCGTCCTCGAGGCGATGGACCCGGCCAAGGACGCCGACGGCCTGCACCCGGTCAACCTCGGCCGGCTGGTGCTCGGCGTCGACGGGCCGCTGCCCTGCACCCCGGTCGGGATCGTCGAGCTGCTGCGCCGCTACGACGTCCCGGTCGCCGGCGCCGAGGTCGTCGTCGTCGGCCGCGGGATCACCGTCGGCCGTCCGCTCGGGCTGCTGCTGACCCGCCGCACCGAGAACGCCACGGTGACCCTCTGCCACACCGGCACCCGCGACCTCGCCGCGCACGTCCGCGCCGCCGACGTCGTCGTCGCCGCGGCCGGCGTCCCGGGGCTGATCAGCGCCGACGTCGTCAAGCCGGGGGCCGCGGTCCTCGACGTCGGCGTCAGCCGGGTCGACGGCAAGATCGCCGGTGACGTCGCGAAGGACGTCGTCGACGTGGCCGGGCACGTGGCGCCCAACCCCGGCGGCGTCGGCCCGATGACCCGGGCGATGCTGCTGCAGAACGTGGTCCTGGCCGCCGAGCGGGCCGCGGCGGACGAGGTGCTCTCCGCCTGA
- a CDS encoding DUF3017 domain-containing protein codes for MTRPPLYVRRPLLAGLLRQLPLAAVLVAVAVGLGMVAVEHWRRGLLVVGLALVGAGLLRLVLPVRRVGFLAVRSRPVDVVLMAGAGVALSALTLVVPGS; via the coding sequence ATGACCCGCCCGCCGCTCTACGTCCGCCGGCCGTTGCTGGCCGGGCTGCTGCGCCAGCTGCCGCTGGCCGCGGTGCTGGTCGCGGTCGCGGTCGGGCTCGGGATGGTCGCCGTCGAGCACTGGCGGCGCGGGCTGCTCGTGGTCGGGCTGGCGCTGGTGGGCGCGGGACTGCTGCGGCTGGTCCTGCCCGTGCGCCGGGTCGGCTTCCTCGCCGTCCGCAGCCGGCCGGTCGACGTCGTCCTCATGGCGGGGGCGGGCGTGGCGCTGTCGGCGCTGACCCTCGTCGTGCCGGGCAGTTGA
- the mdh gene encoding malate dehydrogenase, whose protein sequence is MAEQPRNGKVTVVGAGFYGSTTALRLAEYDVFETVVLTDIVEGKPEGLALDMNQSRPIEGFETRVVGVGGGSYEGTEGSDVVVITAGLPRKPGMSRMDLIETNAGIVRQVAENVAATSPDAVVIVVSNPLDEMTALAQIATGFPKQRVMGQAGMLDTARFSNNVAEELGVPVGSVRTLTLGSHGDTMVPVPSRCTVDGKPLADVMAADRIEHLVQRTRNGGAEVVALLKTGSAYYAPSAAAARMARAVMEDSGAVMPVCAWVDGEYGISGVYLGVEAEIGRQGVRRVVEGDLTESELAGLREAAEAVRAKQADVAEL, encoded by the coding sequence ATGGCAGAGCAGCCCAGGAACGGCAAGGTCACCGTCGTCGGTGCCGGCTTCTACGGCTCCACCACCGCCCTCCGGCTCGCGGAGTACGACGTCTTCGAGACCGTCGTCCTCACCGACATCGTCGAGGGCAAGCCCGAGGGCCTGGCCCTCGACATGAACCAGTCACGCCCGATCGAGGGCTTCGAGACGAGGGTCGTCGGCGTCGGCGGCGGCTCGTACGAGGGCACCGAGGGGTCCGACGTCGTCGTGATCACCGCCGGCCTGCCCCGCAAGCCCGGCATGAGCCGGATGGACCTGATCGAGACCAACGCGGGGATCGTGCGCCAGGTCGCCGAGAACGTCGCGGCCACCTCGCCCGACGCCGTGGTCATCGTGGTGTCCAACCCGCTCGACGAGATGACGGCCCTGGCGCAGATCGCCACCGGCTTCCCGAAGCAGCGGGTGATGGGCCAGGCCGGGATGCTCGACACCGCCCGGTTCAGCAACAACGTCGCCGAGGAGCTCGGCGTCCCGGTGGGCTCGGTGCGGACCCTGACCCTCGGCTCGCACGGCGACACGATGGTGCCGGTGCCCTCGCGCTGCACCGTCGACGGCAAGCCGCTGGCCGACGTGATGGCGGCCGACCGCATCGAGCACCTGGTGCAGCGCACCCGCAACGGCGGGGCCGAGGTGGTCGCGCTGCTCAAGACCGGGTCGGCGTACTACGCGCCGTCGGCGGCCGCGGCCCGCATGGCCCGCGCCGTCATGGAGGACTCCGGCGCCGTCATGCCCGTGTGCGCGTGGGTCGACGGCGAGTACGGCATCTCGGGGGTCTACCTCGGCGTCGAGGCCGAGATCGGACGCCAGGGTGTGCGCCGGGTGGTCGAGGGGGACCTCACCGAGAGCGAACTGGCCGGGCTGCGCGAGGCGGCGGAGGCCGTGCGCGCCAAGCAGGCCGACGTCGCGGAGCTGTAG
- a CDS encoding NADP-dependent isocitrate dehydrogenase, with the protein MSDVSKIKVEGTVVELDGDEMTRIIWQFIKDQLILPYLDVNLEYYDLGIEHRDATDDQVTVDSANAIKKHGVGVKCATITPDEARVEEFGLKKMWRSPNGTIRNILGGVIFREPIIMQNVPRLVPGWTKPIIVGRHAFGDQYRATDFRFPGEGTLTVTFTPKDGSAPIEHEVFQAPGAGVALAMYNLDDSIRDFARASLNYGLARNYPVYLSTKNTILKAYDGRFKDLFAEVFEAEFKDQFEQAGITYEHRLIDDMVAASLKWEGGYVWACKNYDGDVQSDTVAQGFGSLGLMTSVLATPDGRTVEAEAAHGTVTRHYRQHQQGKETSTNPIASIFAWTRGLAHRGKLDGTPEVTRFAETLEKVCIDTVEGGQMTKDLALLISKDQPWLTTQDFLAAIDGNLQKAMA; encoded by the coding sequence ATGTCTGACGTGAGCAAGATCAAGGTCGAGGGCACCGTCGTCGAACTCGACGGCGACGAGATGACCCGGATCATCTGGCAGTTCATCAAGGACCAGCTGATCCTGCCGTACCTCGACGTCAACCTGGAGTACTACGACCTGGGCATCGAGCACCGCGACGCCACCGACGACCAGGTCACCGTCGACTCCGCGAACGCGATCAAGAAGCACGGCGTGGGCGTCAAGTGCGCCACCATCACGCCGGACGAGGCGCGGGTGGAGGAGTTCGGCCTCAAGAAGATGTGGCGCTCGCCGAACGGCACCATCCGCAACATCCTCGGCGGTGTCATCTTCCGCGAGCCGATCATCATGCAGAACGTGCCGCGGCTGGTGCCGGGCTGGACCAAGCCGATCATCGTCGGCCGTCACGCCTTCGGTGACCAGTACCGCGCCACCGACTTCCGCTTCCCCGGCGAGGGCACCCTGACGGTGACCTTCACGCCCAAGGACGGCTCCGCGCCGATCGAGCACGAGGTCTTCCAGGCGCCGGGCGCCGGCGTCGCCCTGGCCATGTACAACCTCGACGACTCCATCCGCGACTTCGCGCGCGCCTCGCTCAACTACGGCCTCGCGCGGAACTACCCGGTGTACCTGTCGACGAAGAACACGATCCTCAAGGCCTACGACGGCCGGTTCAAGGACCTGTTCGCCGAGGTCTTCGAGGCCGAGTTCAAGGACCAGTTCGAGCAGGCCGGCATCACCTACGAGCACCGGCTCATCGACGACATGGTCGCCGCGTCCCTCAAGTGGGAGGGCGGCTACGTCTGGGCGTGCAAGAACTACGACGGCGACGTCCAGTCCGACACCGTGGCGCAGGGCTTCGGCTCGCTGGGCCTCATGACCTCGGTGCTGGCCACCCCGGACGGCCGCACGGTCGAGGCCGAGGCCGCCCACGGCACGGTGACCCGTCACTACCGGCAGCACCAGCAGGGCAAGGAGACGTCGACCAACCCGATCGCGTCCATCTTCGCCTGGACCCGGGGCCTCGCCCACCGCGGCAAGCTCGACGGCACCCCCGAGGTCACCCGGTTCGCCGAGACCCTCGAGAAGGTCTGCATCGACACCGTCGAGGGCGGTCAGATGACCAAGGACCTCGCGCTGCTGATCAGCAAGGACCAGCCGTGGCTGACCACCCAGGACTTCCTGGCGGCCATCGACGGCAACCTGCAGAAGGCCATGGCCTGA
- a CDS encoding CAP domain-containing protein produces MRHRRSSPPPSARLTGGIRLLSRPLRRGRVRRLLPVLLVVLAVGGTALLVPLMAAGRGSLATAESSSTSTADDVRADAERTGVVTMGVDGVPVAPGTTPGGTAPDTTAPDTTAPDTTAPGTTEPGAPAPGSTGPGSTGSGTTAPGSSAVPGTTVPGSSAPGSSAPGSTSAGSSAPSPAGSSTTPSSAGTSSAVPGSSAPAPSAGGSASSSAAEASSAGATTQTPSSSPSQTAPAPLAGTAATPAPSAEGAVLSLVNQERAAAGCAPVVADAALAGVARAHSADMRDRGYFSHTTPEGVGPFDRARAAGVGYARAENIARGRADPAAVMAAWMDSAGHRANILDCSLTKLGVGVAEGSNGPWWTQLFG; encoded by the coding sequence GTGCGCCACCGTCGGTCTTCCCCGCCGCCGTCCGCCCGCCTCACGGGCGGCATCCGGCTGCTCTCCCGCCCCCTGCGCCGGGGCCGCGTCCGCCGCCTGCTGCCCGTCCTGCTGGTCGTCCTGGCCGTCGGGGGCACCGCCCTCCTGGTCCCGCTGATGGCGGCCGGGCGGGGCTCACTCGCGACCGCCGAGTCCTCGTCGACCTCGACCGCGGACGACGTCCGGGCGGACGCCGAGCGCACCGGCGTGGTGACGATGGGCGTGGACGGCGTCCCGGTTGCCCCCGGGACGACGCCCGGCGGCACCGCCCCGGACACGACCGCCCCGGACACGACCGCCCCGGACACGACCGCTCCCGGTACCACCGAGCCGGGCGCTCCCGCCCCGGGGAGCACCGGGCCGGGGAGTACCGGGTCGGGCACCACGGCGCCGGGGAGCAGCGCGGTCCCGGGCACCACGGTCCCGGGCTCCTCCGCGCCGGGCTCCTCCGCGCCGGGCTCCACGTCCGCGGGCTCCTCCGCTCCGTCGCCGGCGGGGTCCTCGACCACGCCGTCGTCGGCGGGCACCTCGTCGGCGGTGCCCGGGTCGTCCGCTCCGGCGCCGAGTGCGGGCGGGAGCGCGTCGTCGTCCGCCGCGGAGGCGTCCTCGGCCGGGGCCACCACGCAGACGCCGAGCTCCTCGCCGTCGCAGACCGCTCCCGCGCCGCTGGCCGGCACGGCCGCCACCCCGGCCCCCTCGGCGGAGGGCGCGGTGCTGTCGCTGGTCAACCAGGAGCGCGCCGCGGCCGGGTGCGCGCCGGTCGTCGCCGACGCCGCGCTGGCGGGGGTGGCGCGGGCGCACAGCGCCGACATGCGCGACCGCGGCTACTTCTCGCACACCACCCCCGAGGGGGTCGGCCCCTTCGACCGGGCGCGCGCGGCCGGCGTCGGCTACGCGCGGGCGGAGAACATCGCCCGCGGCCGGGCCGACCCCGCCGCCGTCATGGCCGCCTGGATGGACAGCGCCGGGCACCGGGCGAACATCCTCGACTGCTCGCTGACGAAGCTCGGCGTCGGCGTGGCCGAGGGCTCGAACGGCCCCTGGTGGACCCAGCTCTTCGGCTGA
- a CDS encoding hemolysin family protein gives MSDVWLDIVMVVVFVLVGGVFAGAEIALVSLREAQVRVLSERGGRGRALARLLGDPNRFLAAVQVGVTLAGFLSAAFGASTLAEPFSDWLVGRGLGEGVADPLALVLVTVAISYLSLVVGELTPKRLALQRAEGFSLLVARPLDTIARLSRPVIWLLSASTNVLVRLLGGDPRAGGEAISQEELRDLVAAHESLSTDERRLIDEVFRAGDREVREVMTPRTEVEFLDASTTVSRAGRQLAESGHSRYPVTGRDQDDVVGFVHVRDLLLPTHPAGRAATVGDLAREVKRLPGTAGVLTALSEMRRENQHLAVVVDEYGGTDGIVTLEDLIEEVIGEIYDEYDEDVTPEGAEEPGGPHEVDGLLNLDDFAQVTGLRLPEGPYETVAGYVLAELGRLPVVGDAVVAEGRTLTVLELDGRRIARLSVTPAPDPAPAGEDAPAG, from the coding sequence GTGAGCGACGTCTGGCTCGACATCGTCATGGTCGTCGTCTTCGTGCTGGTCGGCGGGGTCTTCGCCGGTGCCGAGATCGCGCTGGTGTCCCTCCGCGAGGCCCAGGTCCGGGTGCTGTCGGAGCGCGGCGGCCGTGGGCGCGCCCTGGCCCGCCTGCTCGGCGACCCCAACCGGTTCCTCGCCGCGGTGCAGGTCGGCGTCACGCTGGCCGGCTTCCTGTCCGCCGCGTTCGGCGCGAGCACGCTGGCCGAGCCGTTCAGCGACTGGCTGGTCGGCCGGGGCCTGGGGGAGGGGGTCGCCGACCCGCTGGCCCTCGTCCTGGTCACCGTCGCGATCAGCTACCTGTCGCTGGTCGTGGGGGAGCTGACCCCCAAGCGGCTCGCCCTGCAGCGCGCCGAGGGCTTCTCCCTGCTCGTCGCCCGGCCGCTGGACACCATCGCGCGGCTGTCCCGCCCGGTGATCTGGCTGCTGTCGGCGTCCACCAACGTGCTGGTGCGCCTGCTCGGCGGCGACCCGAGGGCCGGCGGCGAGGCGATCAGCCAGGAGGAGCTGCGCGACCTGGTCGCCGCCCACGAGTCGCTGAGCACCGACGAGCGCCGGCTCATCGACGAGGTGTTCCGCGCCGGCGACCGCGAGGTGCGGGAGGTCATGACGCCGCGCACCGAGGTCGAGTTCCTCGACGCGTCGACGACGGTCAGCCGCGCGGGCCGCCAGCTCGCGGAGTCCGGCCACTCCCGCTACCCGGTCACCGGGCGCGACCAGGACGACGTCGTCGGGTTCGTCCACGTGCGGGACCTGCTGCTGCCCACCCACCCCGCGGGCCGCGCGGCGACCGTCGGCGACCTGGCCCGCGAGGTGAAGCGGCTGCCCGGCACCGCGGGCGTCCTCACCGCGCTGTCGGAGATGCGCCGGGAGAACCAGCACCTGGCGGTCGTCGTCGACGAGTACGGCGGCACCGACGGCATCGTGACGCTCGAGGACCTCATCGAGGAGGTCATCGGCGAGATCTACGACGAGTACGACGAGGACGTCACCCCCGAGGGCGCCGAGGAGCCCGGCGGGCCGCACGAGGTCGACGGGCTGCTCAACCTCGACGACTTCGCCCAGGTGACCGGCCTGCGGCTGCCCGAGGGTCCGTACGAGACGGTCGCCGGCTACGTGCTCGCCGAGCTCGGCCGACTGCCGGTGGTCGGCGACGCCGTGGTGGCCGAGGGGCGCACGCTCACCGTCCTCGAGCTCGACGGCCGGCGGATCGCCCGGCTCTCGGTCACCCCGGCTCCCGACCCGGCGCCGGCCGGGGAGGACGCCCCGGCCGGCTGA
- the galE gene encoding UDP-glucose 4-epimerase GalE, with amino-acid sequence MRVLVAGGAGYIGSVVTAALLEGGHEVTVLDDLSTGHADAVPEGARFVQATLQGSAPVLAEVRPEAVLHFAAKSLVGESQVKPEIYWEHNVGGSLALLEAMRAVDCRRIVFSSTAATYGEPEQVPIREDAQTKPTNTYGATKLAVDAMLTSYATAYDFAAVSLRYFNVAGAAYGLGERHTTETHLIPIALQVAAGTREAMTVYGEDYPTPDGTCIRDYIHVSDLADAHLLALTAPEPGEHRIYNLGNGTGFSVQQVVDAVREVTGHPVPVQVGERRAGDPAQLVASSDRIRADLGWSPRHTDMAGIVRDAWEVAQKRG; translated from the coding sequence ATGCGCGTACTCGTCGCCGGTGGGGCCGGCTACATCGGCAGCGTAGTCACCGCCGCCCTCCTCGAGGGCGGCCACGAGGTCACCGTGCTCGACGACCTGTCGACCGGGCACGCCGACGCGGTGCCCGAGGGCGCCCGGTTCGTCCAGGCCACGCTGCAGGGGTCGGCGCCGGTGCTGGCCGAGGTGCGGCCCGAGGCGGTGCTGCACTTCGCGGCGAAGAGCCTGGTGGGCGAGTCGCAGGTCAAGCCGGAGATCTACTGGGAGCACAACGTCGGCGGGTCGCTGGCGCTGCTGGAGGCCATGCGGGCGGTCGACTGCCGGCGGATCGTCTTCTCCTCCACCGCCGCCACCTACGGCGAGCCGGAGCAGGTGCCGATCCGCGAGGACGCGCAGACGAAGCCGACCAACACCTACGGCGCCACGAAGCTCGCCGTCGACGCGATGCTGACCTCGTACGCCACGGCGTACGACTTCGCCGCGGTGAGCCTGCGCTACTTCAACGTGGCCGGCGCCGCGTACGGCCTGGGCGAGCGGCACACGACCGAGACCCACCTCATCCCGATCGCCCTGCAGGTGGCGGCCGGTACGCGCGAGGCGATGACGGTCTACGGCGAGGACTACCCGACGCCGGACGGCACCTGCATCCGCGACTACATCCACGTCTCCGACCTCGCCGACGCGCACCTGCTCGCGCTGACGGCGCCGGAGCCCGGTGAGCACCGCATCTACAACCTGGGCAACGGCACCGGGTTCTCGGTGCAGCAGGTCGTCGACGCCGTCCGCGAGGTGACCGGCCACCCGGTGCCGGTGCAGGTCGGCGAGCGGCGGGCCGGCGACCCGGCGCAGCTGGTGGCCTCCAGCGACCGGATCCGTGCCGATCTCGGCTGGAGCCCGCGGCACACCGACATGGCCGGGATCGTGCGCGACGCGTGGGAGGTCGCGCAGAAGCGGGGCTGA
- the hisC gene encoding histidinol-phosphate transaminase yields MVSARPAVQALPAYRPGRNPADLARELGVERAVKLASNEVPFPPLPAVVRALSATAGQTHRYPDNGAAVLTAALAERYGVDPAQVVPGCGAVMLCQQLAQSFNDPGTAIAFAWRSFEMYPLLAQVAGARSLQVPLVPSLPGGSPDTHDLDALAAAVDDATRLLFVCNPNNPTSTAVRRAELERFLDRVPETVLVVLDEAYREFVTDPDVPDGLELMRGRPNVAVLRTFSKAWGLAGLRVGYLVAEDPAVADAVRRTHVPFSVSVLAQAAAVAALASEEEVGRRVAAVVAERDRLTAALRGRGLEVPDSQANFVWLPLGEPTAGVAAALEARGVITRPFAGEGIRVTVGTPEEDDVFLAALDEVVPGASGTTDHDVRPGAPVG; encoded by the coding sequence GTGGTCAGCGCACGTCCGGCGGTGCAGGCGCTGCCGGCCTACCGGCCGGGCCGCAACCCCGCCGACCTCGCCCGCGAGCTCGGGGTCGAGCGGGCCGTGAAGCTGGCCAGCAACGAGGTGCCGTTCCCGCCGCTGCCGGCCGTCGTCCGGGCGCTGTCGGCGACGGCCGGGCAGACCCACCGCTACCCCGACAACGGCGCCGCCGTCCTCACCGCCGCGCTGGCCGAGCGCTACGGCGTCGACCCGGCGCAGGTGGTCCCGGGGTGCGGCGCGGTCATGCTCTGCCAGCAACTGGCCCAGTCCTTCAACGACCCCGGGACGGCGATCGCCTTCGCCTGGCGCTCGTTCGAGATGTACCCGCTGCTCGCACAGGTGGCCGGCGCCCGCAGCCTGCAGGTGCCACTGGTGCCGTCGCTCCCCGGCGGCAGCCCCGACACCCACGACCTCGACGCCCTGGCCGCCGCGGTCGACGACGCCACCCGGCTGCTGTTCGTCTGCAACCCGAACAACCCCACGTCGACGGCGGTGCGCCGGGCGGAGCTGGAGCGCTTCCTCGACCGGGTGCCCGAGACCGTGCTCGTCGTGCTCGACGAGGCCTACCGCGAGTTCGTCACCGACCCCGACGTCCCCGACGGCCTGGAGCTCATGCGCGGGCGGCCGAACGTCGCGGTGCTGCGGACGTTCTCCAAGGCGTGGGGGCTGGCCGGCCTGCGGGTGGGTTACCTGGTGGCGGAGGACCCCGCGGTCGCCGACGCCGTCCGCCGCACCCACGTGCCGTTCAGCGTCTCGGTGCTCGCCCAGGCCGCCGCGGTCGCCGCCCTGGCCAGCGAGGAGGAGGTCGGCCGCCGGGTGGCCGCCGTCGTCGCCGAGCGCGACCGGCTCACCGCGGCGCTGCGCGGGCGCGGCCTGGAGGTGCCCGACAGCCAGGCCAACTTCGTGTGGCTGCCGCTGGGCGAGCCGACCGCCGGCGTCGCGGCGGCGCTGGAGGCCCGCGGCGTCATCACCCGGCCCTTCGCCGGCGAGGGCATCCGGGTCACCGTCGGCACGCCCGAGGAGGACGACGTCTTCCTCGCCGCGCTCGACGAGGTCGTCCCCGGCGCGTCCGGCACGACGGACCACGACGTGCGCCCCGGCGCGCCGGTCGGCTAG
- the trpS gene encoding tryptophan--tRNA ligase gives MAVVPLPRVLSGIQPTAGSFHLGNYLGALRQWVALQDTAEAFYCVVDQHAITMDWDPEELRRNTLVSAAQLLALGVDPQRSSLFVQSHVPEHVQLSWVLECLARFGEASRMTQFKDKSQREGAGGSSVGLFTYPVLQAADILVYQADEVPVGEDQRQHLELTRDLATRFNGRFGDTFTVPAARIPQGAAKILDLQSPEKKMSKSLPPAGCVFLLDDPRVTAKKIRSAVTDTGREVVADPVGKPGVTNLLAIHSALSGRSVTELEEHFAGRGYGDLKKELAEVVLEFVTPVRARTQELLDDRAELERLLASGAARAREVAGQTVRTAYERVGFLPPVTVP, from the coding sequence ATGGCCGTCGTGCCTCTTCCCCGTGTCCTCTCCGGCATCCAGCCGACGGCGGGCTCCTTCCACCTCGGCAACTACCTCGGTGCGCTGCGGCAGTGGGTCGCCCTGCAGGACACCGCCGAGGCGTTCTACTGCGTCGTCGACCAGCACGCGATCACGATGGACTGGGACCCGGAGGAGCTGCGCCGGAACACCCTCGTCTCGGCGGCCCAGCTGCTGGCCCTCGGGGTGGACCCGCAGCGCAGCTCGCTGTTCGTGCAGAGCCACGTCCCCGAGCACGTCCAGCTGTCCTGGGTGCTCGAGTGCCTCGCCCGCTTCGGGGAGGCCAGCCGCATGACGCAGTTCAAGGACAAGAGCCAGCGCGAGGGCGCCGGCGGGTCGTCGGTGGGGCTGTTCACCTACCCGGTGCTGCAGGCCGCCGACATCCTCGTCTACCAGGCCGACGAGGTGCCGGTGGGCGAGGACCAGCGCCAGCACCTCGAGCTCACCCGCGACCTCGCCACCCGGTTCAACGGCCGCTTCGGCGACACGTTCACCGTCCCCGCCGCCCGGATCCCGCAGGGCGCGGCGAAGATCCTCGACCTGCAGTCGCCCGAGAAGAAGATGAGCAAGAGCCTGCCGCCGGCCGGCTGCGTGTTCCTGCTCGACGACCCCAGGGTGACGGCGAAGAAGATCCGCTCGGCGGTCACCGACACCGGCCGCGAGGTGGTGGCCGACCCGGTGGGGAAGCCGGGCGTCACCAACCTGCTGGCCATCCACAGCGCGCTGTCGGGACGGTCGGTGACCGAGCTCGAGGAGCACTTCGCCGGTCGCGGTTACGGCGACCTCAAGAAGGAGCTCGCCGAGGTCGTCCTCGAGTTCGTCACCCCGGTCCGCGCGCGCACGCAGGAGCTGCTCGACGACCGCGCCGAGCTCGAGCGGCTGCTGGCGTCCGGCGCCGCGCGCGCCCGCGAGGTCGCCGGGCAGACCGTCCGCACGGCCTACGAGCGGGTCGGCTTCCTCCCACCGGTGACGGTCCCGTGA
- a CDS encoding 2'-5' RNA ligase family protein, with product MNDDTFVPRSRTAPPQTSVVGVLVPVPEPWAQLLVDWRSKVGDPQATLVPPHVTLLPPTEVPCADRAGITEHLTRVAASHPPFDMHLSGTGTFMPVSDVVFVAVARGIGNCELLATDVRSGPLARTLSFPYHPHVTVAHDVPRDMLELAYTGLGDLSAEFRVTSFTEFEQTPAGTWAVAREYPLTGPPHR from the coding sequence GTGAACGACGACACCTTCGTCCCCCGCAGCCGGACGGCGCCGCCGCAGACCTCCGTCGTCGGGGTCCTGGTGCCGGTGCCCGAGCCGTGGGCGCAGCTGCTGGTCGACTGGCGGTCGAAGGTGGGCGACCCGCAGGCCACCCTGGTGCCGCCGCACGTCACGCTCCTGCCGCCCACCGAGGTGCCCTGCGCCGACCGGGCCGGCATCACCGAGCACCTGACCCGGGTCGCCGCCAGCCACCCGCCCTTCGACATGCACCTGTCGGGCACCGGCACGTTCATGCCGGTCTCCGACGTCGTCTTCGTCGCCGTCGCGCGGGGGATCGGCAACTGCGAGCTGCTGGCCACCGACGTCCGGTCCGGCCCGCTGGCCCGCACCCTGTCCTTCCCGTACCACCCGCACGTGACCGTGGCCCACGACGTGCCGCGCGACATGCTCGAGCTGGCCTACACCGGCCTGGGCGACCTGTCCGCCGAGTTCCGGGTCACCTCCTTCACCGAGTTCGAGCAGACGCCCGCCGGCACCTGGGCGGTCGCCCGCGAGTACCCGCTCACGGGGCCGCCGCACCGCTGA